Part of the Podospora pseudopauciseta strain CBS 411.78 chromosome 7 map unlocalized CBS411.78m_7.2, whole genome shotgun sequence genome, TAATGGGTATTACACGTGTTGACGAGTGTCGCgtgctcttcttccccacGGATGAGTTGAGGGGAAAAAGGAATTGATGTTCCTGTTCCTGAGCGCCGAGAGCACGTGGAAGGCGGCCAGAACGAACCTGCGTTCTTCTGTGGCCTTTCCAAACAGGAAGTTCCCTTACAAATACCCCACTCTTTTGAGCTTCTAAGGCGCTGCCAAGGCCTTCTCTCCGGCTTAATGTTGGAGTGAGCGAAGGGGGGCCCCACGGCGCGGCGTCTTGACATAAAAGAATGAGTCGGCACCTGTAGACATGTCAGAGCATGGTCAATATCGAAGGCGCGAGAAAGGGCGATTAAGTGAAGAGGCGGTCGAGCATGGCAGCCAGCCCTACGAGATGGCCGTGTCAGAAGAACTGCCCAAAGCGGCAGTAAAAACACACGTCCTGCGTTTCCAGTTCCTTAAAACCGACTCCACCGGCTCCAACCGGCCCCCGCAAAAGCCCAGCACAAACCCACAATTCTCTCAATTGGTACGTAATGTCTGTGGCCATTTGCGCCTTGGCTGCCAGGTTCGGGTTGGAGAAGAGCTGCGAATCCCTTCCTGCCCAGACATTCTGTGattctccttctcttgcTCGCGATGCGCCGAGCTAGGCGATGGGCAACTTTCGCAGGCGACCCGGGATGACTCCTCTGCATCTCCAGTGGCGGACCAACGGGGGAAGAGAAAACAGCCAGAGGGTCCAGAGTGTTAATAAGACGGGACATGTTGCTGTTATATAATGGCGTCCTCGGCTCCCCTTTCTGTCATCCCAAGAGTCTTGCCAACTTCCACCCCTTCGAATCTTTCGATGTAGCACCTCAGCCAAGTTTCGGATCACACATTTTCGCTCCCCGCCGTTCATCTGCCATCTTGGCTCTGCCGCCCACCATGGCGAACCCTCAGCAGCAAATCGAGGGGCATGTCTCGGGCCAAGCCAATGAGCCCCTTTCTCTCCCTGCCCACTGCCTTTCTGCCTCCCAGGTTGCTCAGGAACTCCAGACAGACACGATAACGGGTTTGACCTCCCAGAAAGCAACTGAGCGCCTGGCCAGATATGGCGCCAACGACCTCGGCAAGGAAAAGGGTGTTAAGCCCCTCGAGATTCTCTTTGCCCAGGTCTTCAACGCCATGACCTTGGTACGTACGGTATCTTGCCAAAAGAGTCTAGCAGCAGAACGCTAATCATCTCCCTCTAGATCCTCCTGTTAGCCCTTGCTGCCAGTTTTGGTATCCAGGCCTGGATCGAAGGGGGTGTGTTGGCTGGTCTGATCGCCATCAACGTTGTTATTGGCTTCTTCCAAGATCTTCAAGCTGCCAGAACCATTGCTTCTCTCAAGTCTCTCAACTCTGCCACCGCCCGCGTGGTCAGAGATGGCGCCACAACCACCATTGAAGCCAGCAAGCTGGTTCCTGGCGATATCATCGAGCTCAAGGTTGGCGACAGTGTCCCCGCCGATGCCCGCATCATCGAAGCCGTCAACCTTGAGGCAGATGAGGCGCTCCTCACTGGCGAAAGTGTCCCTGCCCGAAAGTACCCCGACGAAGTCTACCAAGATGCCGATACCGGTCCTGGAGACCGTCTCAACATCGTTTTCTCGTCCAGCGTCTTGACCAAGGGTCGCGGAAAGGCCATTGTTTTCGCAACTGGCATGTTCACAGAGATCGGAGCCATCGCCGCCGCgctcgatgatgatggaacCAAGAAGCGGAAGCTGGAACGGGACGAAAACGGCAAGGCCTCGATCGGTGCCTACTTCTCTTTCGCTCTGGGAAAGACATGGGACTGGATCGGCGCATTCCTTGGAGTCACAGTCGGTACCCCGCTCCAGCGGAAACTGTCGCAGCTGTTTCACTACATCTTCATGTTTGCCATCGTGTGCGCCATCATCATTCTCGCGGCCAACAAGTTCAAGGCAAGAAACGATGTCATCATCTATGCCGTGGCCACAGCCATCGGTACCCTTCCGGTGACCCTGATTCTTGTGCTCACGATCACCATGGCCGCTGGAACCAAGGTTATGGTGCAGCGCAACGTGGTTGTCCGCAACATGCGCTCTCTCGAAGCTCTCGGCGGCGTTACCAACATTTGCTCCGACAAGACTGGTACCCTCACCCAGGGCAAGATGGTAACCCGTATGGCCTGGATTCCCGGTTTCGGCACCTATTCGATTGACACCAACGACGCCTACAACCCTGAGGCTGGAGCCATCACCTTCACCGACGCGGAGCCCCGGAACATGAGACGCTCTGCCGACAATGGAAGAGCCGTCAGCCCCAAGGACGAGTCTCACCCTTCTCTCGCTCACTACCTCGACATTGCCTCCCTTGCCAACCTGGCCAAGGTCATCAGATCAGACAACGAAGATGGTTCCAACCGGTGGAAGGCCAATGGGGACCCAACCGAGATCGCCATGCAGGTCTTTGCGACTCGCTTTGGCCGCTCCGGCTTGGGCATCGAGGCCGGTTCGGGCTGGAAGCAGCTGGCTGAGTTCCCCTTTGACTCATCTATCAAGAAGATGTCTATCCTAGCCGAGAGTGAGTCCACTGGCTTGGTGCACATCTTCACCAAAGGTGCCGTCGAGCGCGTTTTGTCTAGCTGTGTCTCCGTGTCTGTTGGCAACGATGACAGTACTGTTGCTCCCATGACCGAGGAGTTCAAGACCACTACCCTGGCCAACATGGAAGCTCTTGCCCGTAGAGGTCTTCGCGTTCTCGCCCTTGCCAACAAGGGCGGTGTCAGACCTGtttcggaggaggagtccCGCCGTGGCCTGCTCAAGCGCGAGGAGTTTGAGCATGACTTGGTTTTCAGAGGCTTGGTTGGCATCTACGACCCGCCGAGACCAGAGTCACGGCCCAGTGTGTTCAAGTGCCACGAGGCTGGCATCGGAGTTCACATGTTGACGGGTGATCACCCCGAGACCGCACGGGCTATTGCGATTGAGGTTGGCATCTTGCCTGCTAGGATGGAGCTCGTCAGAGCTGATATCGCCCAGGGACTGGTTATGGCCGCGCATGATTTTGACAAGCTATCGGATGACGAGCTGGACAAGCTGCCAGAGCTGCCTCTCGTGGTGGCCAGATGTGCACCCTCTACCAAGGTCAGGATGATCGACGCTCTTCACAGGCGTGGCAAGTTCGTTGCCATGACTGGCGATGGTGTTAACGACAGCCCCAGTTTGAAGAGAGCCGACGTTGGCATTGCTATGGGATTGGGTGGCAGTGATGTTGCCAAGTCGGCTTCTGACATTGTGCTGAGCGATGACAATTTCGCCAGTATTCTCAAcgctgtggaggagggccgCCGTATCTTTGACAACGTCCAGAAGTTCATGCTTCACGTCTTGTCGGCCAACGTAGCTTTCGTCACCACATTAATGGTCGGTTTAGCTTACAAGGATTCCGCCggcatctccatcttccagATCACCCCAGTGGAGATCTTGTTcatgttgctggtggctggAGCCTTCACAGAGACTGGCCTCGGCTTCGAGTCTGCCTCCAAGCACATTCTCAAGAGACCCCCCCAGAGTGTAAGTTTTCTGCACCCCTTCGTCGTTACGGTATCAACATGTGCAAGGAAATTTGACTAACATTTACGTGACAGCTCAAATACGGTGTCTTTACCCCCGAGTTCATCTCTGACTTGTTTGCCTACGGCCTCATCATGGCCATTTGCCTGCTCACTGCCTTCATCGCTGTCATTTTTGGCATGTACGACGGCAACTTTGGTCACGACTGCAACCTGCGCTACTCGGAGTCTTGCGAAGGTGTCTTCCGCGCTCGCTCGACTTGCTACACGGCCATGATGTGGAttttcgtcttcttcgcctgGGAGCTCGTTGACAGCcgtctttctttcttccacggcgccttcaacaacacaaaGAAGTGGGCCGACAAGTTGTGGAGAAACCCGTTCCTGTTTTGGTCAGTGATGGCTGGCTTCTTTTGCACGTTCCCGACGCTGTACATCCCCGTGCTCAACGACCGCGTGTTCTTGCACAAGGGCATCGACAAGGAGTGGGGTGTTGTCTTTGGCGtgaccatcttcttcttcttggcggcCGAAACGTACAAGTGGGGCAAGAGAAGGTACCTGAGAAAGAAGGGTgagatggtgaagaagggcgaGGGGAGTTCGGAGGAAgacctggagaagaagacgttTGAGAGATTTTACTCGTCGGATAGCGATTATGCCAGCGCCGGGACAGAGAAGGCGTAAGCATTTAGGTGTTGATCGTGGGTCTACCTACCACGTCGCCATTAATAGTAGATACCTAATATTTTGTTACCATTCCCAAAGCGTCCACTTTCCGTGTTTTGAATGCTGCGCCGCGGCCCAACAACGTGGTGTTGGTACCTTTGGTGGATGCCCCTTGCACTGACAGGCCAACCAGTGGGTGCGAGCGGGACCCGGGAATATCCGAGGCACCAACGATACACTGCAAGACAGCGGCGCATGTTGAAGCTGACCATGCAGGGACGACCAACCCGTCAAAGAGATTGTGAGTTGGTCCACAAGATGCTGCGCTTTATACACCACGACAACGCGCTGCTCCTCGATCATGCTCGCTCGTGTTGATTCTGCCAAACTTGTCTTCCTGACCGAAGCACCAAAATGGGCCTCCTATCAACAGCCTTCTGGGCGGTTGTCAGTCCGATAGTTCTTTTCCTGGCATACACTTACCTTTCACTCCTTTGGAACTACATCGTCGCCCTTCAAATTGGCGTCCCGGTCCGAGCTATCCCCATCGAGCAGACCAACCCTTTCTGGATGATTATGGATAAGAAAGTCCTGGCCTTTCTGAAGCGATACCTGCCATTTTTGCGAGGCTCCAGCTTTGCGCGATTCAACTGGCGAGGGTTCGAGATCGTCGAGAGATACAAGCCGCATCATGAACTGGGAGATGTGTACATGGTCTCGACTCCTGGGAAGAACTGGTTGTACCTCGGTGATCCTGACTTGGTAACGGAGATGTTCAAGAGACGGAACGATTTTCCGAGATGTTCGAAGCTGACGGGTAAGTTTGAAGTCTTGGATGTCGAGTCAGGTTGATGCTAACCGAGGCTTTGCAGAGTCTCTGAACGTTTTTGGGACAAATCTGGGCACTGTTGACGCCGCGGAGTGGAAGCGGCAACGAAAGATCATTGCGACGTGCTTCACTGAGCAAACCAATGCTTTCGTGTGGAGTGATGCCGTTACTCGCGCCCGCGATATGCACCGTTACTGGACTTCAAAGCCGAACTTGACGACAGCTGCCGATGACCTTCGCACACTGTCTTTGGGCATCATGTCCGAAGTTGGATTCGGGCAGTCATCCAAGTTTCAAGGTCATGAAGAACGGCTGGGAGCAAGCGGCACATCGACGACTAGCTACAAGGACACACTGCAGGAGATTTTGGAGAACTGTGTCCTAATCATGGCGCTAGGGCCAGAGGTTCTTGCCAAGCTTGAAAGATGGCTTCCGAAGAAGCTGAAAAAGCTCCAGCATGCTTGCGTGGTGTTTCAGAGCCACATGACCAAAATGTACGAGGAGACAAAGGCCAAGGTTTCCAATCGGACCTCCTCTCAGACTTCGGCCGATTCGCGAAACTTTTTGACCTCATTGGTGCAAGCCTCACACGGGATGACATCGGAGGGTCTGACAGAAAAGCAAGTGTACGGCAATATGTTCATGTTGGCGTTCGCTGGCCACGACACGGTAGCACACACCTTTACCTTTGCCATGCTCTTCCTGGCAGGGTCTCCTGACGTTCAAGACTGGATTTCGGAAGAGGTGCGGGCGGTCCTGGGAGACCGCGATACGAAGGATCTGGACTACGAAAAGGACTTCCCGCGTCTTCACCGATGTCTGGCTGTGATGTGCGAGACTATCCGTCTGTACAGCCCAGTTGCTTTGGCCAAGTGGACAGATTCGGCCGCACAAACGCTACAGGTTGGACAGAAGGCGATTGTTATCCCCGCAAACACCATGGTCATTCCCAGCTACTCTTGTCTTCACACTGACCCCAGATGGTGGGGAGAGGACTCCTTGACATGGCGGCCCTCGAGATGGATCAGGAAGAGCGGGCcgaagggagaggaggagctgaTAACACCTAGCAAAGGGACGTTTCTTGGCTGGTCCGAAGGCGTACGGGACTGCCCAGGCCGAAAATTCTCCAAGGTTGAGTTTGTGGCCACGATCGCGACACTGTTCAAAGATTGGAAGGTTGATCCAGTTCCTCTAGATGGAGAAAATCTGACACAAGCAAGGAAACGAGTACTGGAGTTTATCGTGGAGGATGCTGCTCCCGTGCTGCTGTTGCAGATGAATCATCCCGAAAGAGTACCGCTGGTTTGGAAGAAGAAATGAGCGGTGTGATGGGAGCATAAGTTTATAGAAAGAGAGGGCTTTTGTCATTATATCGAGAGTCTATCGCAAACTGCCGATATTTCTGTCCAAACGTTTTTTTCCGCATGAAGGACTGATGATATACGTCAAGCTTTTGCTATATTGTGATTTAGCATCCTTTATAGCAAGGAACACGTACGTGCATGGCATGTGCATTACGTACCATGATCCGGGCTGTGGTAACACTCATCCATCCCCGCACACATCTCCCACTTCAACTTGCGTGCTCAATTTACGTTAGCTCGCTGACTTCGTTCAAGTCGAGAGGTTAGCAGTTAGCAGGCACTAGTCGAAATGGCGCTACTCAACGATGTTATTCCGGTTTTTTGCACTGCTGAAATCTGCGGGGATGTCCTGGACGAATTTTTCCGTGCTGCGTATAGTTCTCCAGAGTTTGTCAATGAAGGAATTCATGGTGACATCGGTGGGCTCTTGTATTCCACTACCTACAGTGAAATAAACCAGGCAAATCTAATTCCTTCTGGGTCATGCCCATAGCGGTACTTATCCATGATATCAATACCGAAGGCATAATCCACCCAACAAACCCACCTGTTTCCAAACCGACCTCTTGCCCCTTCAAGAACAAGACGGCTGAGGAGATCTGGGATTTCGCACAAGAAAACCTGCGTTACCCCATTTTCAACCGTGCCATCGCCGTACTAGACGAGCAAACAGTTGTTGACAAGGAAACATGCTTGCTCGTAACTACTTGGGAAAACCCCCCGTCAGAACAAGAGAACGGGTCTGCGTTGTTGACCGTCAGGTCAGACTTTCGATCAGCACTAGTGATCCTCAACATCAAAAACTTGGGCATTGGAGGGGACGAGCACTTCAAGAATGGCAAAGATGCGAAGGGTGTGATCCGCCTTTATCAGAGATAAGATGGAGGCCAGTAATGCTAGATCCACGATCAAAGGTGTGGAACCTACGTCGCCCTTCCAGTGTTGATAGCTTTTGGATACACGTTTCATTTGTTTGTTCACATTGTGTCCCCTGAGCCCCTGGACGTTTACCCCTGAATTTAGACCCACGAATTCAAAAATGAAACTCCGGCCAGTATATCCCCCCTCCTTGCTGAAACAAAAGATCAGAACTCGACGGGTCCTCCAGGAATTGCATGCCCATAGCCGGCTGCATGAGAAATTCTTCCAAGGACGGTTCGGCAAGAGCAACTTCAGCAGTCACCTCCAGCCCGCCCATGTCAGGCATCTGatccccatcctcggcgTGCGGTACGCCAAAGTGACCCGGGGCCCCATGTCCCATGTAAGCATTTACATCGTTACTTGGACCAGCCATATCAGCTCGAGAGTTCTTCTCTTCTGCCTTTTTGATCGTTTCCATCATCAGCTTAACATGGCGGTAGTACTCTCTTGCGGGAAAATTACCGCTGTCTTTGAGTTGAGACATTAACTGGGCTGCATCCTCGAAGCAATCCCTGTCACTGGCGCTATCCTCGTGATCGAGAAGACTGGACACGGCGAGGACGGTGAGTGCTGAGAATAGGCTCTGTGTCAGGTCGTGGTACAAGGCCGGAAAAGCACCGTTGATCCAGCTTTCGGACAGGATGCGGTAGGAATGACGGGCACATCGAATACAGGTGTCGATGAGTGTTTTGGCGGAGGCGGGAAtcggctttggtggtgagctgcTGGCGTGGAGACGCAGACCGTAGAGGAGGATTGGACGGGTGGCTACGATGATGGTCTGTAAAACACGGGGTCGGTCTAAGTAAGGTACCTCCACAGTACTCGAGAGAGAAGCAACTTACCGCATTGAGTTTCAGGTGCAAGGAAAGCATGTCATAATTTGGGTAGGAAGATGTGGTGGTGCTAGTGGTGACCATGTGTAAAGCCGGTGGCAGTTCCTCCACCCAAGCCTTTAGCTCTTTCAACCGTTGCTGCACCTTTGTAAAGAGATCGGCTGGTTGATCCTTTCCGCCGTAGATAGACTGTACGACCTTCATAGAGATGGTAGCCAACTTGGCGTATGCGATGTAGTACCCGGCGTCGCTAAAGTCTCCGTTGGTCGGGGCGTCCTTTTCCACCAGCTTGTTGGACGGCATGTCCACCCTGATGTCTTCGTCCTGGATTGAAGGGAGACAGCCAAGGGTAGCCGCCCATGACCGATCCAGGATGTAAGCCGTCCACCATACTCTGACTCGGTGTTCACGGAGAACAGGATCTGGAAGTTGCGTCGGGGGTATGTTAAGATGAAGACCCAAGAGAACAGCCATCCGGACGGCGCTGCCTGCAAAGGTATAGGAGGCATAGATGCGGTTGAGTGTGAATGAGTAGACTGACTGATCATAGCACCAGTCTGTTAGCGCTGTAGGCCGTTCTCAAAGTGTATAAGCCTACCAATATCAGACGTATCTCGATAAAGTCCATGGTCGGGTGTTCTCCAAGATAGCTCAGGACTTTTGACGCTTGTGCAAAATGACCCAAGCCAGGGAACACCTGACCCGGAGGAACGAATCTAGAAGAACACAGCTCGCCAAGAGCAAAGAGTGCCCTCAGTTTGCCAGCCATGATCGGATCCCTCCAGTTTGGATCGGTAAGGCTGTTTTCCAACGCTCGCAACACCTCACCTGGACGCACAATATACAGACATCTGCTCGCGTGCATCAATGCGACGTTCATGATCAGACGGGCGCGGGAGGGTTTCGGCCATGGCCAGGGTGTCTCGGCCAACGACATGATGGTGTCATCACCAGCGTACTCGTTATGTGGAACATGGGCGAATTGAAGGTCACTTGGATCTGAAAGAGCCTGTCTGAACCTCGTTGCAAATGCTGTGTCGGCCGCCTCGTTGATTGGTTTCGGTGTCTGGGGAAGATCGATGTCCAGGAACCACGGCTGCGCATCAGTCGAGCCATGAAGGGCAGTTGTTGAATCCGGGACAGCGAAGGGCCCAGTTGAGCCGCGATCCCGGCTGGGGCCTTGCTCTTCCTGAGCTGCCGATGGTGTACTGACGCTGGATTCACCGCCACTAGGTGGGACTTCTGCTCTATGTGCAAGTTGAGCGCGCAGCCGCTTGTTCTCACCTTCGAGTTGCTTGATATATCTAGACCGAGATGTAAGCCCGGTTGCTGGTTGAAAAGTTGCATCAAGGGTTGGGATTGCCAGCAAACCTTTCATCGACCCGGACTCGTCTATTTCGATTGGGATAGATGCACTCTAACTCTGACTTCTTGCAGTTTGTGCAGGGCTGTTCACCGGAGCATTTGACCTTCCGAGAATGGCAGCGATGGCATCTGGAGATGTGATATCAGTGGAAAGGTCGAAAAAAGGGCACAAGAAGGGGCGGGGGGCGCTGACGCTGTTGACTTGATCTTCGGAGCTAAGGTCCCGTCATTTTCTCGGTCACCCATTTTCTCTCTGTACCTGTATCCAACACGGCATTTGGCCGGTCGTTGTCATGTGCTGGGCCGATGCTATCTTCATCTCGGCGCGGGCCTGAGTGCAGCATCCGATGCTCGGAGCGACAGTGACAGGGCACGTCCCGCCGTGGATCCAATTCTCGACTTGTTGGCAAGTTGAGTCAGACAGTATCCGTAGACTTAGGCCTTGAAAGTAGGGCTTATCGGTAGCCTCCCAGCATGTTATCGCCTGTGGTCTAGGCCTGGGCCCTGGCTCGTTTGGTTGCAGTGAGAACGACGGTGTGTCTTGACCGTCTCCACCACATCGGCAAAAGAACTTTTGCCGACCACGCTGTTTTCGGCAAGGGTGCTGTGGCCGAGCATTTCACGAACTTCAATATCACTCGGCACAATGCAAGTATGCCGAACTATGGATAACGGTGAGAAAATGTTGCATGAGCACTACGGCAAAAGGCCTGTAAAAAGTTCGTAAGAAAGAAGCACTCATCATGTGTCCCAAAGTCGACGAGATGAGCTCGGTAATGACGTGTTCAGACATTGACGTTCCAAAGAAACTGTATTTAAAGTCTTGAACCAGCGTTAATCGTGATGACTCTCTTGCCGCAGTTTTGTATCATCATCTAGTCTTTTCTCTACATACGGGGCACCAGGCTCgtcaaccatcaccatgccCTCGTCTCTTTCTGATAGCAATGAGCTTGGCATCACCAAGCACGCCAAACATGGTGGGTGCGCCGTCAAGGTCAACACTGCTCCATACGTTAACCCTACCAAAGAATCACAATCCTCCCTTCTCAAAAGATTTGTCAGAAGCAATCGATGGACTCCACCATGGTGTCGCCAACAACAAGGGCGGGAATTTAGATACAATTCTGGTATTGTCTTGCTATCCGCCTTCGCCAGCGCCGTGGCGGCCGCCAACTTGTACTACACCTATCCTGTCCTCAACAAAGCCGCCGACGATTTTGGTGTCAGCTATGAAAAGGCCGCTCTCATTCCCCAGCTGTTGCAGGGCGGGTACGGCCTCGGCATTCTATTCCTCTGCCCCCTCGGGGACGTGTTTCGACTCCggcccctcatcatcaccttgaCCCTTGCAACCACCTGCACTTGGCTCGGGTTGTGTTTAAGCTCCAACTTTGagctcttcaccaccctgAGCTTCCTGACTGGCTTTGTGACGGTGAGCCCTCAAATTCTACTCCCACTCATTGGCACACTTGCGCCACCGGCACAACGAGCCACGGCTGTCTCCCTCGTCTTGGCcggcatgatgatgggccTGGCAGTCCCTCGTGTCGTCGCTGGCATCGTCACGCAATATACGCCTTGGCGTTACATCTACTGGGTTGCTCTCGGCCTCCAGTGCATCCTTGTTGCCCTCATGTGGCTTTTCTTCCCCGACTATCCACGACCagaccccaacaacacccagACCTTCTCCCGCAAATACATGAATATTCTGGGGAGTATCATCCGCATGATGGTCACACAACCGACTCTGGCCTACGGCTGTCTTGTGACCTTCCTGGTCAATGCTGTTCAGGCATCCTTCTGGACAACTCTGACAGCCCACCTCGCCGGCCCACCCTTCCACTTTGGACCCCTCCACATTGGCCTCTTTTCCATGATCGGCAtcggcaccaccatcctGATCCCTGTGTACGCTCATTTCGTGATTGAACGGTTTGCGCCGTGGTTTTCGACCATCAACGGACTGTTGCTGACCATTGTGACGGTTGCCTTGGACTGCTACACCGAGAATGTGCTGAAGATCGGGGGGCCTATACTGCAGGCATTGGGCGTCGACTTTGGGGTACAATTGGGAAGTGTGGCCTATCGAGCGGCTGTGTACAAGGAGCTGCCGGCCAATCGGGCCAACGTTATTTTTACCGCCTGCGCGTTCATCGGACAGCTGGTTGGTACCAGCATCGGGAACACTGTATATGCCAGGAGCGGTTGGTCAAATGTTGGAATTTTTCACATTGCGTTTGTtttggtgacgatggtggtTATATTTTTGAGGGGGccaaaggaaaaggggtggtTTGGATGGACAGGGGGAGCTGGGCTGCGGTTGGAAAATGGTGGTTCGAaacaaaaggaggagggttccGAGTCGGATGACAATTCGGCAAAAGTCTGATGTTGTTTTGATTGTATGATGGTTTAGATAAAAGTTTTTGGGTTGTCTTTGGGGCCTTTGGCGGGTTTATAATGATAATGAAGAAGACGGTGAAAAGTAATGGGTTAGAGTAAAAAACGTCCAGGATCTCCATGTTCACGAAGGCGCAGGAAGTGATTGGTTACAGTTTGACGAGCTCCAGGGTGCCTATGAAGACTGTGTAGTTTCTGGGGGTGGAATTAGGCACCTTGGGCGGATCATCAAAGAAGTGTTATCAGACTTGATCTGGCAAGCCAGGCCCAATGTGGAGGCAAGGAGTCAGGT contains:
- a CDS encoding uncharacterized protein (EggNog:ENOG503P9N2), yielding MALLNDVIPVFCTAEICGDVLDEFFRAAYSSPEFVNEGIHGDIAVLIHDINTEGIIHPTNPPVSKPTSCPFKNKTAEEIWDFAQENLRYPIFNRAIAVLDEQTVVDKETCLLVTTWENPPSEQENGSALLTVRSDFRSALVILNIKNLGIGGDEHFKNGKDAKGVIRLYQR
- a CDS encoding uncharacterized protein (EggNog:ENOG503PC88; COG:P), producing the protein MLLLYNGVLGSPFCHPKSLANFHPFESFDVAPQPSFGSHIFAPRRSSAILALPPTMANPQQQIEGHVSGQANEPLSLPAHCLSASQVAQELQTDTITGLTSQKATERLARYGANDLGKEKGVKPLEILFAQVFNAMTLILLLALAASFGIQAWIEGGVLAGLIAINVVIGFFQDLQAARTIASLKSLNSATARVVRDGATTTIEASKLVPGDIIELKVGDSVPADARIIEAVNLEADEALLTGESVPARKYPDEVYQDADTGPGDRLNIVFSSSVLTKGRGKAIVFATGMFTEIGAIAAALDDDGTKKRKLERDENGKASIGAYFSFALGKTWDWIGAFLGVTVGTPLQRKLSQLFHYIFMFAIVCAIIILAANKFKARNDVIIYAVATAIGTLPVTLILVLTITMAAGTKVMVQRNVVVRNMRSLEALGGVTNICSDKTGTLTQGKMVTRMAWIPGFGTYSIDTNDAYNPEAGAITFTDAEPRNMRRSADNGRAVSPKDESHPSLAHYLDIASLANLAKVIRSDNEDGSNRWKANGDPTEIAMQVFATRFGRSGLGIEAGSGWKQLAEFPFDSSIKKMSILAESESTGLVHIFTKGAVERVLSSCVSVSVGNDDSTVAPMTEEFKTTTLANMEALARRGLRVLALANKGGVRPVSEEESRRGLLKREEFEHDLVFRGLVGIYDPPRPESRPSVFKCHEAGIGVHMLTGDHPETARAIAIEVGILPARMELVRADIAQGLVMAAHDFDKLSDDELDKLPELPLVVARCAPSTKVRMIDALHRRGKFVAMTGDGVNDSPSLKRADVGIAMGLGGSDVAKSASDIVLSDDNFASILNAVEEGRRIFDNVQKFMLHVLSANVAFVTTLMVGLAYKDSAGISIFQITPVEILFMLLVAGAFTETGLGFESASKHILKRPPQSLKYGVFTPEFISDLFAYGLIMAICLLTAFIAVIFGMYDGNFGHDCNLRYSESCEGVFRARSTCYTAMMWIFVFFAWELVDSRLSFFHGAFNNTKKWADKLWRNPFLFWSVMAGFFCTFPTLYIPVLNDRVFLHKGIDKEWGVVFGVTIFFFLAAETYKWGKRRYLRKKGEMVKKGEGSSEEDLEKKTFERFYSSDSDYASAGTEKA
- a CDS encoding uncharacterized protein (EggNog:ENOG503NXIJ; COG:S) yields the protein MPSSLSDSNELGITKHAKHGGCAVKVNTAPYVNPTKESQSSLLKRFVRSNRWTPPWCRQQQGREFRYNSGIVLLSAFASAVAAANLYYTYPVLNKAADDFGVSYEKAALIPQLLQGGYGLGILFLCPLGDVFRLRPLIITLTLATTCTWLGLCLSSNFELFTTLSFLTGFVTVSPQILLPLIGTLAPPAQRATAVSLVLAGMMMGLAVPRVVAGIVTQYTPWRYIYWVALGLQCILVALMWLFFPDYPRPDPNNTQTFSRKYMNILGSIIRMMVTQPTLAYGCLVTFLVNAVQASFWTTLTAHLAGPPFHFGPLHIGLFSMIGIGTTILIPVYAHFVIERFAPWFSTINGLLLTIVTVALDCYTENVLKIGGPILQALGVDFGVQLGSVAYRAAVYKELPANRANVIFTACAFIGQLVGTSIGNTVYARSGWSNVGIFHIAFVLVTMVVIFLRGPKEKGWFGWTGGAGLRLENGGSKQKEEGSESDDNSAKDLHVHEGAGSDWLQFDELQGAYEDCVVSGGGIRHLGRIIKEVLSDLIWQARPNVEARSQVVNAAMVGGLQDKEQKRAIRVTV
- a CDS encoding uncharacterized protein (COG:Q; EggNog:ENOG5039UV9), translated to MGLLSTAFWAVVSPIVLFLAYTYLSLLWNYIVALQIGVPVRAIPIEQTNPFWMIMDKKVLAFLKRYLPFLRGSSFARFNWRGFEIVERYKPHHELGDVYMVSTPGKNWLYLGDPDLVTEMFKRRNDFPRCSKLTESLNVFGTNLGTVDAAEWKRQRKIIATCFTEQTNAFVWSDAVTRARDMHRYWTSKPNLTTAADDLRTLSLGIMSEVGFGQSSKFQGHEERLGASGTSTTSYKDTLQEILENCVLIMALGPEVLAKLERWLPKKLKKLQHACVVFQSHMTKMYEETKAKVSNRTSSQTSADSRNFLTSLVQASHGMTSEGLTEKQVYGNMFMLAFAGHDTVAHTFTFAMLFLAGSPDVQDWISEEVRAVLGDRDTKDLDYEKDFPRLHRCLAVMCETIRLYSPVALAKWTDSAAQTLQVGQKAIVIPANTMVIPSYSCLHTDPRWWGEDSLTWRPSRWIRKSGPKGEEELITPSKGTFLGWSEGVRDCPGRKFSKVEFVATIATLFKDWKVDPVPLDGENLTQARKRVLEFIVEDAAPVLLLQMNHPERVPLVWKKK
- a CDS encoding uncharacterized protein (EggNog:ENOG503P0MY; COG:L), encoding MGDRENDGTLAPKIKSTACHRCHSRKVKCSGEQPCTNCKKSELECIYPNRNRRVRVDERYIKQLEGENKRLRAQLAHRAEVPPSGGESSVSTPSAAQEEQGPSRDRGSTGPFAVPDSTTALHGSTDAQPWFLDIDLPQTPKPINEAADTAFATRFRQALSDPSDLQFAHVPHNEYAGDDTIMSLAETPWPWPKPSRARLIMNVALMHASRCLYIVRPGEVLRALENSLTDPNWRDPIMAGKLRALFALGELCSSRFVPPGQVFPGLGHFAQASKVLSYLGEHPTMDFIEIRLILSVYSFTLNRIYASYTFAGSAVRMAVLLGLHLNIPPTQLPDPVLREHRVRVWWTAYILDRSWAATLGCLPSIQDEDIRVDMPSNKLVEKDAPTNGDFSDAGYYIAYAKLATISMKVVQSIYGGKDQPADLFTKVQQRLKELKAWVEELPPALHMVTTSTTTSSYPNYDMLSLHLKLNAVSCFSLEYCGGTLLRPTPCFTDHHRSHPSNPPLRSASPRQQLTTKADSRLRQNTHRHLYSMCPSFLPHPVRKLDQRCFSGLVPRPDTEPILSTHRPRRVQSSRSRG